A single region of the Halorussus gelatinilyticus genome encodes:
- a CDS encoding outer membrane protein assembly factor BamB family protein, with product MDDFGRRDWLRGVGLGLGVGITGTAAGKTLPGRKLPKPWTPDHGTWATPRFDPKNTAYSVNATPPTDSPTVAWTADVGTEVRSIAVTDGILFVGGEKAVVALDAESGTERWRHRGTAGTVAVRDGTVFAGGHDDEYSARALAAADGSVEWANERQYERCYHLLPAEDWLFVGAHSEVRALERDSGEVRWRFPTGLGDRGVALADGRAYVGQPGPAVALESRPLLGELTRDRPRVAWESPGPAFGLAPVRVGGHVVVADGEDGPYNGGHAGYLYAYDADSGAEQWRQKVEMNALAPAVHGDTLFAPGLTYDDVARPGVVRALDARTGAVLWSTRLPRWPSGAFGAGDLLLVGGGNRGTPGVTALDAETGGERWTVETDDDTDALAPVGDTVFAGSRAGTVYAIR from the coding sequence ATGGATGACTTCGGTCGGCGCGACTGGTTGCGGGGCGTCGGTCTCGGACTCGGGGTTGGAATCACAGGAACCGCGGCTGGAAAAACGCTACCGGGCCGAAAGTTACCGAAGCCGTGGACGCCCGACCACGGCACGTGGGCGACGCCCCGGTTCGACCCGAAAAACACGGCTTACTCCGTGAATGCAACGCCGCCGACCGACTCGCCGACGGTGGCGTGGACGGCCGACGTCGGGACCGAAGTTCGGTCGATAGCCGTCACCGACGGAATCCTCTTCGTCGGCGGCGAGAAGGCCGTCGTCGCGCTCGACGCCGAGTCGGGGACCGAACGGTGGCGTCACCGCGGAACCGCTGGCACAGTCGCAGTCCGCGACGGCACGGTCTTCGCTGGTGGTCACGACGACGAGTACAGCGCGCGAGCGCTGGCCGCGGCCGACGGCTCCGTCGAGTGGGCCAACGAAAGGCAATACGAGCGGTGCTACCACCTCCTCCCGGCCGAGGACTGGCTGTTCGTCGGCGCACACTCCGAAGTCCGCGCGCTCGAACGTGACAGTGGCGAGGTCCGGTGGCGATTCCCGACAGGTCTCGGCGACCGCGGCGTCGCGCTGGCCGACGGTCGGGCCTACGTCGGGCAACCCGGCCCGGCGGTCGCGCTCGAATCCCGACCCCTGCTCGGCGAACTTACCCGCGACCGGCCTCGCGTCGCGTGGGAATCGCCCGGTCCCGCGTTCGGCCTCGCGCCGGTACGAGTCGGCGGCCACGTGGTCGTCGCCGACGGCGAAGACGGACCGTACAACGGCGGTCACGCGGGGTACCTGTACGCGTACGACGCCGACTCCGGGGCGGAGCAGTGGCGGCAGAAAGTCGAAATGAACGCGCTCGCACCCGCCGTTCACGGCGACACTCTCTTCGCGCCGGGACTGACTTACGACGACGTAGCCCGACCCGGCGTCGTCCGCGCGCTCGACGCCCGAACCGGGGCAGTCCTGTGGTCTACCCGGCTTCCGCGGTGGCCCTCGGGTGCGTTCGGCGCTGGCGATTTGCTCCTCGTCGGCGGCGGAAATCGAGGGACGCCCGGTGTCACTGCGCTCGACGCCGAGACGGGGGGCGAGCGGTGGACCGTCGAGACCGACGACGACACCGACGCGCTCGCGCCGGTCGGTGACACCGTGTTCGCCGGTAGTCGGGCGGGTACGGTGTACGCGATTCGGTAG
- a CDS encoding sugar phosphate isomerase/epimerase family protein, with the protein MRPAIQLYTLRELDDSLPDLLRRVGETAFEGVEFAGLGDSDPDDIRDALDDAGLDAAGAHVGIEELEADPEGVVETYRELDCDRLVVPYLDDAEFASETAVTDTARRLQTLAGRVDEAGASLGYHNHDHEFTDVGDDGNAFDLLADETDFDLELDVGWATAAGRDPAELLRGLRGRAPLVHVKDVADTTPVELGEGDLDIDACVAAARDAGTEWLIYEHDEPTDPEASLAHGAERLAELVE; encoded by the coding sequence ATGCGACCAGCGATTCAGCTCTACACGCTCCGCGAACTCGACGATTCACTCCCCGACCTCCTGCGGCGCGTCGGCGAAACGGCGTTCGAGGGCGTCGAGTTCGCGGGATTGGGCGATTCGGACCCCGACGACATCCGCGACGCGCTGGACGACGCCGGACTCGACGCCGCGGGAGCGCACGTCGGCATCGAGGAGTTGGAAGCCGACCCCGAGGGCGTCGTCGAGACCTACCGCGAACTCGACTGCGACCGCCTCGTCGTACCGTATCTGGACGACGCCGAGTTCGCCAGCGAGACCGCCGTCACCGACACCGCGCGTCGCCTCCAGACGCTCGCCGGGCGAGTGGACGAGGCGGGCGCGTCGCTGGGTTACCACAACCACGACCACGAGTTCACGGACGTCGGCGACGACGGGAACGCGTTCGACCTGCTCGCCGACGAGACGGACTTCGACCTCGAACTCGACGTCGGGTGGGCGACCGCCGCGGGCCGGGACCCCGCCGAACTCCTCCGGGGTCTCCGGGGGCGCGCTCCGCTGGTCCACGTCAAGGACGTGGCCGACACCACGCCGGTCGAGTTGGGCGAGGGCGACCTCGACATCGACGCCTGCGTCGCGGCCGCCCGCGACGCCGGGACCGAGTGGCTGATATACGAACACGACGAGCCGACCGACCCCGAGGCGTCGCTGGCCCACGGTGCGGAGCGGTTGGCAGAACTGGTCGAGTAG
- a CDS encoding AI-2E family transporter produces the protein MSWVREFSFDRERIAWWLVAVVLLAALGYVVSAFLGTFLLGLFVYYATRPMYRRLLGRLHQRTLTAATALLGLALPGLVVLGYTVVVSVSELSSLAGVGVEELEGVLGPGVDLSQLFDPQQLLALLQTTPQQLQADLQQFAAQRGAETARDILSSLVTVLGIAASAALGIVITLVVAFYLLRDDHRLASWFRTEVVDEDSPTLAFAQAVDDDLETVYFGNILTAFVIGILAAISYNLLDIVAPAAVSVPSPTLLGLLTGLASLIPVVGMKLVYVPLGLVLAVVAGVTNPALLWFPVVFLLVAFVVVDTIPELVLRPYVSGRDLHTGLVMLAYVLGPVLFGWYGLFLGPLLLVLVVHFVRVIVPELVERGEFDTEPDTPVSGVFGESASRGHDADSRTRDSQARDAWTAHRRLRDRVRAPVSGLPRRERSTDGGAERPDDER, from the coding sequence ATGAGCTGGGTACGAGAGTTCTCGTTCGACCGCGAGCGCATCGCGTGGTGGCTGGTCGCAGTCGTACTGCTCGCCGCGCTCGGCTACGTCGTCTCGGCGTTCCTCGGCACCTTCCTGCTGGGACTGTTCGTCTACTACGCGACCCGGCCGATGTACCGCCGACTCCTCGGACGGTTACACCAGCGGACGCTGACCGCCGCGACGGCCTTGCTCGGGTTGGCGTTGCCGGGACTCGTCGTGCTGGGCTACACCGTGGTCGTGAGCGTCAGCGAACTGAGTTCGCTCGCCGGAGTCGGTGTCGAGGAACTCGAAGGCGTCCTCGGCCCTGGCGTGGACCTGTCGCAGTTGTTCGACCCCCAGCAACTGCTCGCGCTCCTCCAGACGACTCCCCAACAACTGCAGGCGGACCTCCAGCAGTTCGCCGCCCAACGCGGGGCCGAGACGGCCCGCGACATTCTGTCGTCGCTGGTCACCGTCCTCGGCATCGCGGCCAGCGCCGCGCTCGGCATCGTCATCACGCTCGTGGTCGCGTTCTACCTGCTCCGGGACGACCACCGACTCGCGTCGTGGTTCCGGACCGAAGTCGTCGACGAGGACAGTCCGACGCTCGCGTTCGCGCAGGCCGTGGACGACGACCTCGAAACCGTCTACTTCGGCAACATCCTGACCGCCTTCGTCATCGGTATCCTCGCCGCCATCAGCTACAATCTGCTCGATATAGTCGCCCCGGCCGCGGTCTCGGTCCCCTCGCCGACCCTGCTCGGCCTGCTCACCGGTCTCGCCAGCCTGATTCCGGTCGTCGGGATGAAACTGGTGTACGTCCCGCTCGGACTCGTCCTCGCGGTCGTCGCGGGCGTGACGAACCCCGCGTTGCTGTGGTTCCCGGTCGTCTTCCTGCTGGTCGCGTTCGTCGTCGTGGACACGATTCCGGAACTCGTCCTGCGGCCCTACGTCTCGGGACGTGACCTCCACACCGGGCTCGTGATGCTCGCGTACGTCCTCGGCCCGGTGCTGTTCGGCTGGTACGGGCTGTTTCTGGGACCGTTGCTCCTCGTGCTGGTCGTCCATTTCGTCCGCGTCATCGTGCCGGAACTGGTCGAGCGCGGCGAGTTCGACACCGAACCAGACACCCCCGTCTCGGGCGTGTTCGGCGAGTCTGCGTCGCGCGGTCACGACGCGGATTCCCGGACTCGGGACTCCCAGGCTCGGGACGCCTGGACTGCACACCGTCGTCTCCGCGACCGCGTTCGCGCTCCCGTCTCGGGGCTCCCGCGCCGGGAGCGCTCGACCGACGGCGGAGCGGAGCGACCCGACGACGAACGATGA
- a CDS encoding D-2-hydroxyacid dehydrogenase, which yields MTDEPTVLIPHYVSKSARDGLSAELADLRPDLYLSVAATPPETDEQLSRAEVVLTGRFPAEKLDAAPELEWVQALSAGVDSFDREALSDAGVALTSASGIHAEPIGEQVLAYLLTFERNVQKGMNQKHRGVWENYGGRELRDETVGILGLGAIGGRVAELASAFGTRVVGTKRNPESAPDAVDEAYGPDGLYDVLAQSDYVVVAVPLTDETRGLVGEEEIRTMQSSAVLVNVARGEIVDEAALTTALQQGHLRGAALDVFEEEPLPAESPLWDLSNVVITPHMAGSTPHYYDRCASLFAENYEWFVAGELDAIENRMV from the coding sequence ATGACCGACGAGCCGACAGTGCTGATTCCCCACTACGTCTCGAAATCGGCGCGCGACGGTCTCTCGGCAGAACTGGCCGACCTGCGCCCGGACCTCTACCTCTCGGTGGCCGCGACGCCGCCCGAGACCGACGAGCAGTTGTCGCGCGCCGAGGTGGTGCTGACGGGGCGCTTTCCGGCCGAGAAACTCGACGCCGCACCCGAGTTGGAGTGGGTGCAGGCGCTGTCGGCGGGCGTCGATAGCTTCGACCGCGAGGCGCTCTCGGACGCCGGGGTCGCGCTGACCAGCGCCTCCGGAATCCACGCCGAACCCATCGGCGAGCAGGTGCTGGCCTACCTGCTGACGTTCGAGCGAAACGTCCAGAAGGGGATGAACCAGAAACACCGGGGCGTCTGGGAGAACTACGGCGGCCGGGAGTTGCGCGACGAGACCGTGGGGATTCTGGGCCTCGGAGCCATCGGCGGCCGGGTGGCCGAACTCGCGTCGGCGTTCGGCACGCGCGTCGTCGGCACCAAGCGCAATCCGGAGTCCGCGCCCGACGCGGTGGACGAGGCGTACGGCCCGGACGGTCTCTACGACGTACTGGCCCAGTCGGACTACGTGGTCGTCGCAGTCCCGCTGACCGACGAGACCCGCGGGCTGGTCGGCGAGGAGGAGATTCGGACGATGCAGTCCTCGGCGGTCCTCGTCAACGTCGCTCGCGGCGAAATCGTGGACGAGGCCGCGCTGACTACTGCACTCCAGCAGGGCCACCTGCGCGGCGCGGCCCTCGACGTGTTCGAGGAGGAACCGCTCCCCGCCGAGTCGCCGCTCTGGGACCTCTCGAACGTCGTCATCACGCCCCACATGGCCGGTTCGACGCCCCACTACTACGACCGGTGTGCGAGCCTGTTCGCCGAGAACTACGAGTGGTTCGTGGCGGGCGAACTGGACGCGATAGAAAATCGGATGGTCTGA